The following are encoded in a window of Roseimaritima ulvae genomic DNA:
- a CDS encoding IS4 family transposase produces MNDQSTDSDFVVQSNLQRASSLVLDLLLPHKNVALICADLQYKYRNRIYNPMVTVWLFITQVISADHSCQQTLTRFNAWRVAKGLRRVSSATKAYCTARSKLPEQLFARVLEWTSQQCEEATNSAWLFKGRVVDMVDGWTVTMADTPENQKEYPQQKSQKPGCGFPIARMIGLFSLPTGAIQFNALAPYQGKQTGETSLLRTVLDRISRGRILLADRYYATFWLLALGETRGIDLVARAHQLRKIDFRKGLKLGYLDQLVVYHKPQRPAWMDQDEYDELPNLIFVRHVKYKVHQKGFRSREIVLATTLLDAELYTAEELAELYRKRWQVELHIRSLKTQMQMEHLRCKSPQMVRKEIHCHMIGFNLVRAAMLASALKHGLCPTTLSFKGAMQALEEFAACLRLRSGRSVQQWDNLLETISELSVGDRPGRKEERVIKRRPKNYKLMKTPRNPNRNRYATAA; encoded by the coding sequence GTGAACGATCAGTCTACCGATTCCGACTTCGTTGTTCAAAGCAATCTTCAGCGTGCCTCGTCACTGGTGCTTGACTTGCTCTTGCCGCATAAGAATGTTGCGTTGATTTGCGCTGATCTCCAGTACAAGTATCGCAATCGGATCTACAACCCGATGGTCACGGTCTGGCTGTTTATCACCCAGGTGATTTCCGCAGACCACAGCTGCCAACAGACGCTCACCCGATTCAATGCGTGGCGTGTCGCCAAAGGACTGCGACGAGTTAGCAGTGCGACCAAAGCGTACTGCACCGCACGTAGCAAACTCCCTGAACAACTCTTTGCACGCGTATTGGAGTGGACCTCGCAGCAATGTGAAGAAGCGACGAATTCAGCTTGGCTCTTCAAGGGACGCGTGGTCGATATGGTTGACGGCTGGACCGTGACGATGGCGGACACGCCAGAGAACCAAAAGGAGTACCCACAACAGAAGAGCCAGAAACCCGGATGCGGTTTTCCAATCGCAAGGATGATCGGTTTATTTTCTTTGCCAACGGGTGCTATCCAATTCAATGCGTTAGCACCGTACCAAGGAAAGCAGACAGGCGAGACTTCGTTGTTGCGAACGGTTTTAGACCGCATTTCCCGGGGCCGAATCCTCTTGGCCGATCGTTACTACGCGACGTTTTGGCTGCTGGCGTTAGGAGAAACACGGGGCATCGACTTGGTCGCGCGAGCGCATCAACTCCGTAAAATCGACTTCCGCAAAGGCCTGAAGCTTGGCTATTTGGATCAATTAGTTGTCTACCATAAACCGCAGCGTCCTGCGTGGATGGATCAGGACGAATACGATGAACTGCCCAACCTAATTTTTGTGCGTCACGTGAAATACAAGGTTCATCAGAAAGGCTTTCGCAGCAGAGAGATTGTTTTAGCGACGACGCTGCTAGATGCTGAGCTCTACACTGCGGAAGAGTTGGCAGAGCTGTATCGGAAAAGATGGCAGGTGGAGCTTCATATCCGTAGCTTGAAAACGCAGATGCAGATGGAACATCTCCGGTGCAAAAGCCCTCAAATGGTTCGCAAAGAAATCCACTGCCATATGATTGGATTCAATCTGGTTCGCGCGGCGATGCTCGCGTCTGCTTTGAAACACGGACTATGCCCGACGACCCTAAGCTTTAAAGGAGCGATGCAGGCGCTGGAGGAATTTGCAGCTTGCTTGCGTCTTCGCTCTGGAAGGTCAGTACAGCAGTGGGACAACTTGCTTGAAACCATTTCGGAGCTTTCCGTTGGAGACCGACCAGGGCGCAAAGAAGAACGCGTGATCAAACGCCGACCAAAGAACTACAAGCTAATGAAAACCCCGCGAAACCCGAACCGAAACCGTTATGCTACAGCAGCTTAG